The stretch of DNA tcaggttaatttgtgattctaaattgacccgaggagtgagtgtgagggtGTATGCttagtctctgtgtggccctgtgatgaatgGTCACCTGTCTATTGCCCAGTAAGGGCTGCGATAgccaggctccagccccctgcgACCATGAATTTGATTAAGTGGGAATAGTAAACAGATAGATGGACTTATTTTACCTTGTCACATTCATACTTTTagcagggtgcttgctcttttttccaaattaaaattccagacttttttaaaactgatacttttttcccccaagaccttaatccatgtacttgtaacttgtgtgcctactgcctacttcattggttgagattgtaccaactgtgtttattagaaatgttaatttttataggctagtattcaatgaacaaatgcattattcacagtaaattatgcttttactgatgaaaacgtttcaaaacatgaaaatcacaagtacatgaatttcacatcaaataaGTGTCAccaaaactatctataaaaaaaaatgaatggatggatgaatgtacatagaattcagtctcttcactcacatctcatcccattaggctaatacagtacgtgaccagttagtaaaatgatagttttatagcctaccttcctatttctcatttcacaaagcctttgagcatactgtaaaattctaccatacatttattttccatactttattaagactttcacacaaaattcaagacttttcaaggtctggaaaacagtgcttcaaaattccatacttattaagactttcaagacttgcgcaagcaccctgtttcAGGGACATTTACTCAAATATTGTTTTAATAACAATTCGATGGACTTAGCTTCGGCCTTTTAATGTAATTTTGTGTTTCTGCTTTACTGAATTTTAGAGGATCTCCAATCAAAAACGGTTGTAAAACCGTTTACAACCGTTTAGTACACCTCTGGGTATTAGTGTTTGTTTGAGACTGTTATGATTTCCATGTACTTTTGCCACCTGATAAGCTTCTTTAAATACGGAATCTGTGTTTTTGCTCCCTGAACGTGCGTACTTATAATTCAATATTTCAAACAACGCGATGAAGCACAATGGTGCGTAAAACAGACGGACGCAAACGTTAGAGGCACTGAGAACAGAGAAGTATGTGATGCATGGATGAAGTCAGTTATGTGGATGTTTACGGGCTCCTCCGGCTCAGCAGCCCGCCCCCTTCTGGTTCTGGACCAATGACTCGGGCGCCTCCACAGCCCGTCTGCCTGTCAACCCGCGTTCAGCCCACCGGATGACGTAACGCCCTGTCTGAAAGTGCAATGGCGATATTGGACAATAACAGCCATCGCGTTTGGGGACCACATCTGTATTATGTGGCTAACGTTGAAGAAATCACCTCCAGCCGGCTtcaaaaccacatttaatatcGGCACAGCGCAAGAGCGTCAACCTGCGACCAGGAAAGGTGATTTCACATCCTCTGCACGCGATGACAGTTTAGACTGAAAGACTGGTAAGTGCAAACTCTGGTGATTGCAACAGCATTTGCGAAAGGCTTTTCCTCTAAACGGTCTCTTGCAGGCAGCAGGCTCCAGCTTTCAAAGGGGCGTGGTGGCGTGCTGGGTACCACTACTGGCTGAAGGATGCTGATAGCTTAGCAACAGAGAcggggaaggaaaggaaagggagaaCAGAGACAATGGAAGTGCGGTTTGCCAGCCCCGTGGCCGAGCTGAGCGCGCGTGTGTTTGAGCAGAAAGATTAAAGCCATCACCAATTTGTTCCAAAGGAAGAGCAAGGAGCCATGAATGCAGAGTTGAAATGTAAACAAAGGGTGTGGGCCTCACAGCTGGCCTGTGATGCTCtgccacacacaaacaaacacacacacacacacacacacacacacacacacacacacacacactgataacGCTGTTCATCACAGGAGCATAAGATTTTACACACATCATGTAGACACATCTAAAGGCCCACCGGTGCTGGCCGGGAGCCTGAGCTCCTCAGCTGCTGCCTTTGTTTATGTCCTGTAATCATAAACTGAACAAATTGGGAGTTTTTTTTGCTCTTCGTCTGCTCTTTTTGGGTTTAAGGGAAGGACAAAAGACATTTTTCGGTGTTCCCTAACACTTCTAAGGCAAACAGTTTTGTTAACGCCTCCTTGCAGCCATGATTCCAAACCTGCCTCCACTTGTTTTGacattcctctactttctgctctGTAACTTGTCATGTGAACATCACAGGCTCATGGTTAACAGCTTCACTTGAAGAATGCAAGTACCGTTAAGACTAGAAGCTTTAAAGAAActgttttctttattatttttcctgtttttctctcgtttgTTTGTATAATTTGAAGATGAAGCTGCTAAAATATAATTATTAAAGCTCTTTAAAACAGTTCTTGTCAACATATGCCACCCATACAGGTTCAGTGTGTACACAGAGTAGAAATGAAAATTAAAGGAGGGTTTTAAGATATTTTGTTAATCACAACACAGCCGTTGCACCCATAAACTAATACTTCCACATATTTGTGGCTGGTGAGTTGCCAATGATTTGGAGGCTGATATCACAGGCCTTTTGTTTTGCTTAGTGAGCGACTGGTTTCCCATGTAAACAAATTGTAGGTGCTGGCGTCCCCACACCAGAGGGCGCTACAGAAAGGGTTAATTAAagtaataaaagaaaatagtCATCATTTACAACAGGGACAAATAAATAGCTTTGACTTTATGCGTTGGCAGGCATccaagacaaagaaaaacacatttaaactcTCACATTTATGCGTAAAGAAGTTATCGAAACTGATTTTACAAACTGACACGGAAACGATGAACGCATCATGTGGGAAAAGTTGTGAGTTTAAAGGGCATCAGAAGTTCCAGATTTGCTCCATATAATTTCAGCCTACATAATAAGAGTAATTGGGAATCTGGTCCAAATAAGGGCCCaacttgttttcttgttttctatttttagtTTATATTGTGAGGCATAAAGATTTGCTTTATCAAACTGCTTCCATTTTGACTTTGTATCAAGACAGGAAAATCACCCTGGAAGGCCTGTAAAGATCCAACCAATAATATTTCTGGACCAAACCATCTGATGGTTATTGTCTTGAAAAAAAGGCAGTTGTTTTGTTGAGTGTATGAAATGGCAGAAATGAtggaaaattgaatgaattaaCCCTCAGAGCTCAAGTTAACACGTTCAAACTGTGCAAATTAGCAAATATAAAATACTCAACGTTGACAGTAAAATTCATCTTGTTAGTCTGCTTTAACTATTTAAACCCCATTGGGTTCTGTTAGTTGTGCTCTGGGGGAATGGGGAAATAACTAAGTGGCCAGGCATGAATATGGAGGGCAGGTTAGAGCAGATTTTCCACTCAGCTCTTACTTACTGTGGCTTGACTTGTAGCGTCTTTTCCAGGTGTGACGTGTGAACAGACACCATGGCCTCACAGGAACCGTCCCCTCCTTCGTCCATGGAGAGCAATAAGCCCGGCTTCCCCAAGAAGATCCTGGGTAACAAGCTGGAGGACAAGCACCTGTGCAACTGCTGCCACAACATACTCAGACGGCCGTTTCAGGCTCAGTGTGGACATCGCTTCTGTTCCTACTGCTTCAACAGGACTGTGAGGTGAGGGTCTTATTGATCAGAATCAAGCTGTCAAGTCGTTTAACTGAGTAAAATTAGCAATACTACAGAGAAGAAGCTAGTCTAGATTTAGACATTTAGAAAATTACTTTTTTGAACCATATTTTATGATATCAAATCTGTAACCGAGCTTTGCTTTATAACAACATTCAGACCACCGTTTGACTATTTCCAGACTactttggttaaaaaataagctgCAAGAAAGATATCGAACACAGAGACAGATTTTTCTCTCAGAGGGTGGTGGAGACCAAAAGCAGAGCTTAAAAAAAAGTAGATTTTTTAGTTTCAATCTGTTTTTTATGACCTTGAAACTTAATTTTCATTGATGGTCAGAGAGCGTTTGGAACTAAATACATAACTTTCCAGATGAAAACACGTCCATAGTTATATTGTCTCGTATTTTAGTCAGTTGGTTATTTCTTACTATGTGTGTTGCAATAAATGTGCTTCACTGTGAGAGTTAAAAACTAGAATTATGGACTGACTGTAATGCAGTGTTTTTCAAGTATATGCTTGGGTTTGGACATCATGACAACACTGGATAAACTCTTTAAAACCGGTTTCAAGCCAATGAGTCGGTCACTTTCCCGGTTGGACAAAGTCCCGTTTGGATTGAAACAACaacttttttagttattttttcattttttattgtgTGTTCTTGTATGTTATAGTTTCATAattgattaaaatgattaagatTTTTCCTCAAGTTTATAACTTTGTTTTCCGAAATTGATTCTCAGTTTGTCATGATTGACTTAAAATGTGTTAATGTTCTGTACAGTTTGTTTCTGCTGCCCCTGAgtggcaaaaaaacaaacaaaaacattaattGGATGTTTAAAGAAATAAGTAAGTTAAGTTATATATTAGTTTATAGAGCACCTTTTAAGAACAAATGCCACAAAGTGATTTACAGTTATACAATCACAAAACAAACTATGTCAtagtgataaaataaaaaaaggaggaaaacatCAAATGAAGAAGCAGAAATCAAAGGCAATCACACAAGATACATGAGACACAATTAAATAAAAGCCAGTTTTAACTAATCCACAATGTTCAAAGATTTACACGCCAAAGGGAGAGCGTTAGAAAGTTTAATGGCAACCAGCAACCCCTGATCAGAGGACCTCAGAGGCCAACTCTTCTGTAAGGCTTCGGTATGTCTAACAAAAGAAATAGGCTTTGCTTGACCATGCAAAGCTCTGAAAGTTGGCAAAAAGATTTTAAATTGAATTCTGATGGGCAGCCagtataaataaatcagaaaaggGGTTATATGGGAACCTCTAGATGTCTTCCTGCTGGACCATTTGTAGGCAGAGCAGAGATGAATTGCTCAGGTGAGAGATAAAGGAACTATTAATCATTTCCATCTCCAGGAGGGAGACAGCAGGCCTGATCCGAGTAAAGATAACAGAAACAGGAGCGAATTTACCTAAAGTTACGTGCTGATCCAGGCACAAGCACCTCCATTTTTTCTGTGTTtagcttaaaggcggggtatggggtctttttctggaacatttttttacatattgcttgaaatactcttcacacccccattgcaaccaattaattaaaagttttgacacaaatatgaaaagttttagtagcctctagaacgtacaatctaggaaaaacactatccaatcatactgaacggaccgttaacgatgattggattctgatgccgtctatcaaactacaatctgctcctccctccccctcctttcccccccccctctgtgcacgtaccctgctctgtgaacgaattacacgtccagaagcttggcaggaagctaaactagagccagcttggctaggacttagcattattaaatgtatagttagcatatactaaatactaaatacggcaacgatcgatgcttgctgtcagaacagcgctcgtgcaccttcgtgcaccttcatgctcgtgcgcgttcatgtactctagaggcgtggcttcggggggaaagtgaagaaaagggttgggactttttacctgtgtattttcaaaatgcagctttgctggactcaaaatccaggatctcctaccctacctttaaggaaGCCGTCAGCCATCCAATCTGTGATGAACTGTATGCAGCTCAGAGGGACGCACGTATCTTTCCGTTGGGCTTAGCAGAAACATATAGCAGAGTATCATATGCGTAACATCACATACAGTGCAAACGGAAGCAACAATATGAATTGAAAGTTGAGTCTAAATTTGCTATGAGATTATTATTGATTTAATGGATAAGATTTAGTTAATCGTTGCTTATTAGCAACTACTGCTAATTGAATTATTGACACATCCAGTTAGAGATCATTTGTATAACTTTATATCCTCCTTTGTGGCTTAATCTATAAAATGTGTCTTTATTAGTTAATCCAAAAATTAGAATGATGATCTGAATTGGTACCTAACAAAGTACCCCCGGATATATCCCCTACAGTAACTTTCCATCACTGACAGTTTCATATTTGCATGTTTTCACTGAGCAGCATGtcagtgtttgttgttgttttattgcaGTAATGGACCCCAGAAATGCAACGCTTGTATTAAAGAGGACATTTTTGAGGAGCCGACATCGATTTTGAAGCAAGGATGTGTGAGTatgactttgttttgttaaccaccagttataaaataaagctttCAGACTAAACTGTCCAAACTTTAAAGCTGCATTTACAAACAGGGTCTCAATTTTAATGAAACGTGTTGCTAATTTCTCAGTTTGGACATGTAAATGTGCTCTATTTGTATTTTGTGTTCATGATTTACAAATGATTTCATTCCGGTTACTTTTTACAGTGTCCAaacttcatgtttttttttctttcaggctTTTCCCGACAACGCAGTTCGAAGGGAAGTTGAAAGTCTGTCTGCTGTTTGTATCAATGAAAGTTGCACTTGGAAAGGCACTATCAAAGAGTACGAGGTGAGGGGACCTACTGATACTTGCTTTTCTTAAATTAATAGGGTTTTTTCCCACACTCATTGCAATCGTACTCAGCAACATAAAGCACAGgttcacatacacacatttacCCACACATTAATGTTAATGGTAGTTTTAGTTTGGACCGCAGTAATTGACAGCATTTGTGGGAAACGACTTATTTGTGGTTTTTATTTATGGCTTGTCCCTCTGGGTTCTGTGGGGCCAACATCATCTGCTGCAGAACTCCTTGTTCTTGTTGTGGCTAAACATATTTCTTCATGACTCAGACTGTGTGTTTTGGATCCACCATCCTGCCGCAGAATGTTTCCGAAGCGTCTTCCTGATGGTGATGGATCAGAATTTAAACATTAAAGTGTTTACACAGTTGTGTACTGTCCGTACACGGATAAGCCGCTGCCATGCTGCCACTTCAGCTCAGCGTAAACTCTTGTTTCCACAGGTGAACCACGAGGGGAAGTGCGAGTTCATGATCATCCCCTGCCCCTCCTGCAAAGAACGAATCCGCTTCAATGAACAGGAGCGGCATAATGAGCGAGAGTGCCCGGAGAGGACGCTCAACTGCAAGTACTGCAAGGAGCCGTTTCACTTCAAAAACATCAAGGTTAGAAATGTTTAATTTAGACCGGAGGCTCTCAGCTCGGCTCGTCTGGGCCCGTGTAGCAGATCGCAGCGGCTGTTAAAAGATGCTCTGTCACTTCTTTCAGGCACATGATGAGATCTGCCCCAAGTACCCAATGATCTGTGAAGGCTGTGCCAAGAAGAAAATACCCAGAGAAAAGGTGAGTCCGTAAACAACATGCAAACAAGCTGGAAGATAGTCTGGCAAAACACAGAATATTTCATCCATCCGGCTGATGGCCCTCATTGAAGATTTTCTGATTTTCTTTATAGGAAACATAgacaaaaatgtgtttgtaaTGTTTATTTTAATCAAAGACCCAGCTGTTAAAAAACATTGACCTAATTAAATTAAAGCTCCAGGTTTTCACACAGAAAAGCAATAATGCACCTGATTATAGGTCCTTATTGATCTCAAAATATAGAAGTATGTATAAGAACAGGACTTTATTTTAGCAAACCTTGAACTTAAAGTGCTGTATTAGTACTCTTGcactttcaagaaaaaaaaagcattgaacTTGTAAACATGGGGCATTTACTGACCAGGGGAAAAATAGAATTATTTAGTGCTACGCACAAAGTAtgtttactttccaaatgagaATCTTCGCTATCCACACGGTAGCaacaatacaaaataaaagacatcagaaaaaacatctaaaaactGTTTAATGATCagccaatcaatcaatctgtgCATCGTAGTTACATTTTTCTCCTGAAAAATAtcacaaatttaaaaaactgaaagaaggtcacatggtttgatttttttgactgttttctttttctagtACGTGGACCATATTAAATTCTGCAGCAAATTCAGAACGCCATGTCGATTTCATGTCGTTGGATGTGACATGTCTGTAAGTATCCTGAGTGTTTTCTCAATATTTACATTCAAATTCGGCAGTTGCACTCATTTTCACATCAGGAAAAGCATCATAAGGCGGAAGATTctatttgtctgtctgtcttttttCAGGTTATCTCTATTCTCTGTAGGGCGTTTTTAGCCTTTTGTGCAAGTAAAAGGTCTGAAGAGTCACAAAGTTTATTCCAGATGAAGTTATTCTTTTCATCCCATTTTTTATTGACATCACCAGGAAACACACGTGCATAATGTCTGCTAAGTGGTTAGTTCGTCTCACTGCCAAACCAAGATTAAGCAGCAGTCGCACTGTGTGGACTGGGCCTTTGGAAGTTGGTCTCTTAAAGAGACAGTAGCTAAAATGAAGTGTTTCAGACAAGAGGTGCTGTAacaatgtacttttttttttttttttaaatgtagagGCATGTAAGCCTACTCTAGTAGACCCACTAATGAAAAAAGTCTTGCTTTTTTAAGATTTGTTAAGATTAAATGATATTTAACTCTTTTTCTCATGAAAAGCTGGCATGAAGAAACATTTGTGTGACCTCAAATTAATGATTTGATGTACTGCCTGATAACAGCCCTGATTCATATCATATTATAGCAAACAACCGCACCATCTGGTCAAATCTGTATAGGCTGTTACATATTTATCCACTTCTGTACATGTGTATCTGGTGATATTAATAGCTAAACCCAAGGTTTCTCTCCAGGACTTTGAGATTCAACATGATTATTATAGCTCCCTTTGTCTGTTAGTGGTTTTAATCCGTGTATTAcactatttatatatttagtcttaaaTAGGATATGAGGTTTAACATCCTATTTAACAGTACATTTCATGCAGTCCTTATACAGCTGATTGGAACTCATTCTCATCTGGTTTCTGTCTAAATTTTCCTCACTACGTCTCCCTTTTCTTAGGTAGAGAAGGAGAAGATTCATGACCATGAGCGCGCCTTTGCTTACGAGCACCTCAACCTGCTGCTGCACTACATCATGGGCATGAAAGTGAGCATGGAGGGCCTTCAGCCCCAGGGACTGGAAGTAGCCGGACACAAACTGGTAGAGCTCCAACAATCCCTCAGGGAACTCGAGGCCAGAGTCTCCCTGCTCAGCACCACCTCCTCTGGGCCTCCCGTGCAGGGAGCCGCcgcctcctcttcatcctccagCTCCTGTCCCCCTGGTCCACCTGCTtcagcccctctccctcctcctccaactCTTCCTCCCACTCTCTCCGTGTCTACCTCCTTCACACCCCTGCCCAGCTCGGTGGGCGCAGCGCTGGAGCTCCAGCTCCACAGCGAGAAGACCAAGGTGGCCGAGCTGGGCCGCAGGTGCACTGAACTTGAGGTGAAAGCCGGCACGTTTGAAAATGTGGTGTGTGTCCTGAACAGAGAGGTGGAGAGGTTTGCCACCACCATGGAGGCCAGCAACCGGCAGCATAAACTGGACCAGGATAAAATCGAGGCTCTGAGTAACAAGGTATAAGATCCGAGACAAACTCAATCCAAACTAAACAGATAACTGCGGCGCATTTTTAGATTCAGCGTAACTCAGGAAACCTCAGGAATCTGATTATTAAACCTAAAAATACTCCTCACATCTCCATGGAGTGTCAGTATTTTAACTTCTCTTTAGTGTCAGATGACATGAATATACTTTCTGCATGATTATGTGCAGTGTTTCAGAGCTTAGAACACAATTACCACCAAAATACAAATAATTTAAAGATAATTATTGGAGGCACAAAACCATTAATATTacattttgtgtgtttaatCATCAACTTTCATCTTTGATTTTTCAAAGGCTCCCAATGTCTATCAACACGGCTGTTACTGAAACAAATGCATGATCTCCTCTCCATTCGTATTCAGCCTGTTTTGAGTTCAAACATTTAAGCATGAAGACAGAAACTCATTAGAATGACCTAAAACATGTCAAATTTAACCCGTGTGATAAGAACAGATGTCTTTGAAGATCGCAGCCTGGTCTGGAAATAACACCACGATGAAGCAGATGGTGTGGCTGAAAGCTTTAGTTCCAATCcttctttttattcttatttattttgtgcAAAAACAAACACGACTTAGAGACACAAATTTCATGTCACGATCCCACATACCCATCGCTACTGAGAACACAAAACATGAGGTAATGCGCCTATAGGGGGTGCTGCAATATTGAAAATAAGATGGATTTCCATTCAGAATTGATCCAAATTCTTGATATCGGTTGTCTTCACAACAGATCTTAATTGGGACATTGATACTCTTAAGctttaaaaaataatcaataagaAAATAATCCCACATTTATCTGAAGAGAACTGAacttttttcaaacattttcttcTGGCCAAGCTCTACTTTCCAACTATCTAGAAATGTATATAAGTGGTACATTTTTAACTCCTCTAATAGCTAAGATACTCACAATACCAAACTATCTGAACCCAAAGAGAAGGATGTTCTGTAATTATTGACAAATATAAACCGGACTGAGGGTGTGCTTTTATTTCCAGGTGCGGCAGCTGGAGAGGACGGTGGGGCTGAAGGACCTCACGGTGGCTGAGATGGAGGGGCGGCTGAGGGAAATGTCTGCCACCACTTTTGATGGCGTCTTCATCTGGAGGATCTCGGATTTTGCCAAAAAGCGACAGGATGCCATTGCAGGTCGAGCCCCTGCCATGTTCTCACCAGGTGACATTATTACGTGTCTTTGCAGAAGACAAAATACCAGCAGCAAGATTTTTCCATCCATCAGTTAATGGGTTCTAAAACAACAGCAGTCCCTTCATGTAAGCCCCTCTGTGGCAAAATACACATGTAGAAAACTGAAACTGACTAAATATTTTTGTCCTTTGCCCAAGCTGGTTACCAGAAATTGTTTAAACAGCGAAACACCGGAAACCCTTTTATCTGCAAACGGCTGCAGCTGACGttccatttcttttctttccagcCTTCTACACCAGCAAGTACGGCTATAAGATGTGTCTGCGGATCTACCTGAATGGAGATGGGACGGGGCGAGGCAGCCACCTGTCTTTGTTCTTTGTGGTGATGAGAGGACTGAGTGATGCTCTGCTCAAATGGCCCTTCAACCAGAAGGTAAAAGACATAAAGAAACAGGCGTATTTACTcaggatttttcttttcagcagCCCAATTGTGTTCGTCCTTATTGACTAACGGTCCTGAGGGAAGTTTTGCTCTGCTGGAAATGCATTATGTTCATCATAAAGTTATTTCACTCTTCATAAAAGACAACAGCACAAGACAAAAGAACAGAGAAGCCCCATATACAGTACATCttatatctctgttttttaatGTTGAGCTGACACCCTCGggctcttctttttttgtgcgaTTAGATTTTTCCAAGCATGTCTTGAGAAAACAATTTCCTGAGACCTGCTTTGTTTTCTCTTGTATCACCCCCCTTGTTTTAGGTGCACTGAGTTCAAATCTGTTGAATTCAAATACCCATTCAGTGAAAAAGCTGTGGTGATGCAACATTTTGTGCCCCCGACCAAAGTCAGCCCTGTGTTAGAGGAGACATATTTACTGAAATGTTTGTGGCATGCTTTGGTAAACAGCTTCCTTTTAAAGCATGTCTATACAACTATGTTCATGGCAGTGAGTCCTAGGAGCTGGAGTGACACTCCTTTTCACAGGATGTGTCTCTTTTAAGATCAGTGTGCAGCTTTGCAATTCAAGGACACATTTGGACACAAACCACACTTAATAAGCACGGAAACTCGTTATTTCCATATCAAAAGAATACCTTtcttttggctgcagttcagcagCGGACAGTCTGCACTGATCACTCTTTTAGGCACAGTCGTGTGTAACTGTTGTTAAAACTCTGCACTACACACAGGAATGCTGAACTTAGGTAGCACCTAGCCAGCGGATGATGCTGCATTTGATAACAAAGAGGATCATGGGATTTCCTACTTCttactggggaaaaaaacaatagaAGGAAATGTAAACAAGAAGTTGGATTTCCTAGTTAGAAGATCAAGCATTAAACAAAGTATGGGCGGAGCATTATTAGCTCCTTTCtttcttaaaggtggggtatgagatgttttctggagcattttttatcatattgtctgaaaacctcctcacgaccccattgcacccactaaaatagaatgtttggaaaaaaaatttaatattttagtccattgtagagggtgtagcaagaggaaatgtctgaccaatagaagtaatgatgagagttacttctattggattctgacatgccaatcaaccgtcagccccccccccccccccccccccctgcgcgttcacagactcgtgactcgttcatgtgttttgaaggcgtggtttcgaggggtgggctgaagggagaggcaaggttgtgtattttcaaaaatatagcttgcaggaaccgtttttccaagatctcataccccacctttaaatgaGCTACATAACTGCTGATGAGAATTTGCTGTGaacagcaaatcaaaaacaGAAGAGCTCCAGCTCTTTGGGTGAAACCTTTACTCCGAGCTCGGTCCCTGATGTCACTAGGAGCATTGTAATACACCAGTATTGTGATATTAAAATGATAACATATCAGTATTGTGTTCTTTCCAggttctctggcttcctcccaccatccaaaaacatgcatgttaggttaatctgattataaattgaccctaggagtgagtgtgtgtgcgaatggttgtttgtctcagtgTGGCCCCGTGATGGACGGCCGACCGGTCCAGGGcgcaccccgcctctcgcccaatgacagctaggataggctccagccccccccccccccccccacagaccCTGAAATGGATTTAGCGAgtttaatggatggatggatgtgttcaCAGCATACCTATGACAATATTTAGATTTAATGTAGGCATATAAAATCAATGGCTTTTTGGAACAGTTGGTACAATTTCAACTGTTCCCTACCTTCTATTTTGAGTGtaatttacaaaaagaaaagacacaaattGAAAAACAAAGGTAAATTATTTATAAATTTATACTCTTAAGCACAAAATtctctttatatattttatttttcatttatgtgTCACCCTTTAAGACTGTTTTtgctttattgttttaatattgttacatTTATTATTGCTTTTgtattgttcttatgttttatgccttatacttCGTGTTGTTACTCGTGTGCAGCCCTTTGTTTCAGCCTCGGctgtttttaaagggctttataaataaaattgagttGCGTTGCGTTGCTGTGCAGACGGATAAAAGCAATCCAGGAGGTCCAGTTGGAGTAACATCAATGGAATTTGAGATGCGAGAGATTTGACTCCTTTAGAAACCAAGCCTGGCAGCAACTTTGCAAACATAACATCGACAGTATGGAGGATGAAAAATGA from Odontesthes bonariensis isolate fOdoBon6 chromosome 22, fOdoBon6.hap1, whole genome shotgun sequence encodes:
- the LOC142373193 gene encoding TNF receptor-associated factor 2-like, producing the protein MASQEPSPPSSMESNKPGFPKKILGNKLEDKHLCNCCHNILRRPFQAQCGHRFCSYCFNRTVSNGPQKCNACIKEDIFEEPTSILKQGCAFPDNAVRREVESLSAVCINESCTWKGTIKEYEVNHEGKCEFMIIPCPSCKERIRFNEQERHNERECPERTLNCKYCKEPFHFKNIKAHDEICPKYPMICEGCAKKKIPREKYVDHIKFCSKFRTPCRFHVVGCDMSVEKEKIHDHERAFAYEHLNLLLHYIMGMKVSMEGLQPQGLEVAGHKLVELQQSLRELEARVSLLSTTSSGPPVQGAAASSSSSSSCPPGPPASAPLPPPPTLPPTLSVSTSFTPLPSSVGAALELQLHSEKTKVAELGRRCTELEVKAGTFENVVCVLNREVERFATTMEASNRQHKLDQDKIEALSNKVRQLERTVGLKDLTVAEMEGRLREMSATTFDGVFIWRISDFAKKRQDAIAGRAPAMFSPAFYTSKYGYKMCLRIYLNGDGTGRGSHLSLFFVVMRGLSDALLKWPFNQKVTLMLLDQSNREHIIDAFRPDVTSSSFQRPVSEMNIASGCPLFCPLSKLDAKNSYIRDDTIFIKAIVDLTGL